Proteins co-encoded in one Rhizobium sp. NZLR1 genomic window:
- a CDS encoding ABC transporter ATP-binding protein, whose amino-acid sequence MNTNSNFAAAGGGHADRDALIEVDDLRTHFFGGAGTVRAVDGVSFSIPRGKTVCVVGESGSGKSITGRSILNQVPRGGRIVSGAIRYRPDPAAPAIDLASLDPRGRDMRAIRGAQIGLISQEPMAALSPVHTIGNQMMEVIRLHLKMGKKEAREHAIETLALVGIPRPAERMENYAFQFSGGMRQRVCIALALACRPKLLIADEPTTALDVTTQANILDLLASLQAEFGLSVLFVTHDLGVVAEIADEVVVMYVGRVVEAGDVDTIFHAPAHPYTKALLQSVPRMHGQPTERLAIIEGMVPSRFDRPEGCSFHPRCREARAGLCDRSNPQPVAIGDGHVASCLLYEARQ is encoded by the coding sequence ATGAATACTAATTCCAATTTCGCCGCGGCCGGCGGTGGGCATGCCGATCGCGACGCCCTGATTGAGGTCGATGACCTCAGGACCCACTTCTTCGGCGGTGCGGGCACGGTGCGGGCGGTCGACGGTGTTTCCTTTTCCATCCCCCGCGGCAAGACGGTCTGTGTCGTCGGCGAATCCGGTTCGGGAAAGAGCATCACCGGCCGCTCGATCCTCAACCAGGTTCCGCGGGGCGGGCGGATCGTCTCAGGTGCGATCCGCTATCGGCCCGATCCGGCCGCACCCGCCATTGATCTCGCCTCGCTCGATCCGCGCGGCCGCGACATGCGGGCAATCCGCGGCGCCCAGATCGGCTTGATCAGCCAGGAGCCGATGGCCGCACTTTCACCCGTTCATACGATCGGCAACCAGATGATGGAAGTGATCCGCCTGCATCTCAAGATGGGAAAGAAGGAGGCGCGCGAACATGCGATCGAGACGCTGGCGCTGGTCGGCATTCCCAGGCCGGCCGAGCGCATGGAAAATTATGCCTTCCAGTTCTCCGGCGGCATGCGCCAGCGCGTCTGCATTGCGCTGGCGCTCGCCTGCCGTCCCAAGCTCTTGATCGCCGACGAACCGACCACCGCGCTCGATGTAACCACCCAGGCCAATATCCTCGACCTGTTGGCCTCGCTGCAGGCCGAATTCGGGCTCTCGGTGCTGTTCGTCACCCATGATCTCGGCGTCGTGGCCGAAATCGCCGACGAAGTCGTCGTCATGTATGTCGGCCGGGTGGTGGAGGCGGGCGATGTCGACACGATCTTCCATGCACCCGCCCACCCCTACACCAAGGCCCTGCTGCAATCGGTGCCGCGCATGCATGGCCAGCCGACCGAACGGCTCGCGATCATCGAGGGCATGGTGCCCTCGCGTTTCGACCGGCCCGAGGGCTGCAGCTTTCATCCGCGATGCAGAGAGGCGAGGGCGGGCCTGTGCGATCGAAGCAATCCGCAACCCGTCGCCATCGGCGACGGGCATGTCGCCAGCTGCCTGCTTTACGAGGCAAGACAATGA
- a CDS encoding oligopeptide/dipeptide ABC transporter ATP-binding protein, giving the protein MADPKMQRSPLLELNDLRMHFPIRKGAFRQVVGHVKAVDGVSLRVEDGETLGIVGESGCGKSTLARTVLRIYRPTSGEIRYRDRSGGTVDLAALSGPALKEIHRDLRIVFQDPQSSLNPRLPVIDIIGEVLSVNGIAKGRELEHRVAELMQSVGLRPEYMRRYPHAFSGGERQRIGIARALASNPRLVIADEAVSALDVRVQAQTINLLQDLQEQFGLTYLFVAHDLSVVRHISDNIAVMYVGRVVEKAPTEQIFSRPLHPYTEALLSAVPIADPRMRRHGRRIRLAGEVADPAHAPPGCAFHPRCRYATELCRQELPALRTVTVDGHEVACHHTESLTLNPFTDRTVPEFN; this is encoded by the coding sequence ATGGCCGATCCCAAGATGCAACGAAGCCCGCTGCTCGAATTGAACGATCTCAGGATGCATTTCCCGATCCGCAAGGGTGCATTCCGGCAGGTGGTCGGGCATGTCAAGGCGGTCGACGGCGTTTCGCTTCGCGTCGAAGATGGCGAGACACTCGGCATTGTCGGGGAATCCGGCTGCGGCAAGTCCACGCTGGCCCGCACCGTCCTGCGCATCTATCGGCCGACCAGCGGAGAAATCCGCTATCGCGACCGCAGCGGCGGCACGGTGGATCTCGCGGCACTCTCAGGCCCCGCCCTCAAGGAAATCCATCGGGACCTGCGCATCGTGTTTCAGGATCCGCAATCCTCGCTCAATCCGCGCCTTCCCGTGATCGACATCATCGGCGAAGTACTGAGTGTCAACGGCATCGCCAAGGGACGGGAACTCGAGCACCGGGTCGCCGAGCTGATGCAGAGCGTCGGTCTGCGGCCTGAATATATGCGCCGCTATCCGCATGCCTTCTCCGGCGGCGAACGCCAGCGCATCGGCATTGCCCGGGCGCTGGCGTCCAATCCGCGGCTGGTGATCGCCGATGAGGCCGTCTCGGCGCTCGATGTCAGAGTGCAGGCGCAAACCATCAACCTGCTGCAGGACCTTCAGGAACAGTTCGGCCTGACCTATCTCTTCGTCGCCCACGACCTCTCGGTCGTCCGGCACATCTCCGACAATATCGCCGTCATGTATGTGGGCCGAGTCGTCGAAAAGGCGCCGACGGAGCAGATCTTTTCGCGTCCGCTCCATCCCTATACCGAAGCGCTGCTCTCGGCGGTGCCAATCGCCGATCCGAGGATGCGCCGCCACGGCCGGCGCATCCGGCTGGCGGGCGAGGTTGCCGACCCCGCGCATGCGCCTCCCGGCTGTGCTTTTCATCCGCGCTGCCGCTACGCCACCGAGCTTTGCAGGCAGGAGCTGCCGGCGTTGCGTACCGTCACCGTCGATGGACACGAAGTGGCCTGTCACCACACCGAATCCCTGACCCTCAATCCTTTCACCGATCGTACCGTTCCGGAGTTCAATTGA
- a CDS encoding 5-deoxy-glucuronate isomerase, giving the protein MPEFIPRSEQRPIVDTSSRTLDLIYFDLLALPADGRDTRRLPLHESLYVVLSGQVDIEVDEITFEAVGRRADIWGGDADSVYAPVDVNVRISARGGPAEIAIAGGLCETRYAPFRVTPEEVDAVNVGSPDTHSQRRIVHLLGQRQNGRCGNLLVSELYAGEGCWSGYPPHKHDTEDGDAETLHEELYHYRFQPETGFGSQITYDDDGPVKILMTRNGDTVLVDRGYHPTVTSPGHRGYIFTILVGKHRRGLIQRFDPAHQHLTKTIPGIDAMRDKFK; this is encoded by the coding sequence ATGCCCGAATTCATTCCACGCTCCGAGCAGCGTCCCATTGTGGATACCTCCTCCAGGACGCTCGATCTCATCTACTTCGACCTCCTCGCGCTTCCGGCCGATGGTCGGGACACGCGGCGGCTGCCCTTGCACGAAAGCCTCTACGTCGTGCTGTCGGGGCAGGTGGATATCGAGGTGGATGAGATCACGTTCGAAGCTGTGGGCCGGCGAGCCGATATCTGGGGAGGCGATGCGGACTCGGTTTACGCGCCCGTCGACGTCAATGTCCGGATATCGGCCCGTGGCGGCCCGGCGGAAATTGCGATCGCCGGCGGCCTCTGCGAGACGCGCTACGCCCCGTTCCGGGTCACGCCCGAGGAGGTCGACGCGGTCAATGTCGGCTCGCCCGACACGCATAGCCAGCGGCGGATCGTCCACCTGCTTGGGCAACGGCAGAACGGCCGCTGCGGCAACCTCCTGGTGAGCGAGCTCTATGCCGGCGAGGGCTGCTGGTCAGGCTATCCTCCCCACAAGCACGATACGGAAGACGGCGATGCCGAGACCCTGCACGAGGAGCTCTATCACTACCGCTTCCAGCCCGAAACCGGCTTCGGCAGCCAGATTACTTATGACGACGACGGTCCGGTCAAGATCCTCATGACCCGCAACGGCGATACTGTCCTGGTCGATCGTGGCTACCACCCGACCGTCACGTCGCCCGGCCATCGCGGCTATATCTTCACCATTCTTGTCGGCAAGCATCGCCGCGGGCTGATCCAGCGCTTCGATCCCGCCCATCAGCATCTGACCAAAACCATCCCCGGCATCGATGCGATGCGCGACAAGTTCAAATAA
- a CDS encoding glycosyl hydrolase has translation MRDRTRINVDASQTVRPFNRFWRGTGFSPAELLLEPEMRQMLAYIGGLPNEGIRFLRVHYLYNLLSAKGGADYDWSLLDRALDVMIEHRLKPFFELMGNPSGLFTDYEDMDQVKRWRDLVTVTADRYGARYGIEELRTWYFETTNEADSGWWTYGIKGYTNYYDACVAGLDAVDPSLPMGGPGTARTLSPIFRALMAHCDSGTSCLTGDGPPRIDYISIHEKGVNGSKEDLTPKTNAIVDRTLLVVDYLKEHHPRLAGLPIVNDECDPQLGWSDHHSWHGKAYYAGIIARIIEQHDRRIIAPKAANFTFLSNDHAFIGGWSQRTIFAYFGPRNFTKAQWEHKTDLDRLVTDVDRAPPFDIIKKPGLTSMELLATLGDTICKVTADPPLSPDQDGLAILPTRLPGGGVSISLIHSVDAINRSGRTAVRLEVNGLVPGRHALCLLRIDEEFTNPMEVWEAQRDESNPRGPFEPVGAPPQPTEAQFAEMRRAQEPALLHPISVVACDEGRISVDLDVPLPSLTQVLVVPDIGVNPATPTALAVERYLGLGDREERTLFWAAGDASPAIFYDVLASTDGKSFEKVSAVPLISTAFLHMSPPEGVRYAVQARDAFGRRSELCVS, from the coding sequence ATGCGTGACCGTACGCGAATAAACGTCGATGCCAGCCAAACGGTGCGCCCGTTCAACCGGTTCTGGCGCGGCACCGGCTTTTCGCCGGCCGAACTGCTGCTCGAGCCCGAGATGCGCCAGATGCTTGCCTATATCGGCGGCCTGCCGAACGAGGGTATCCGGTTCCTGCGGGTGCATTATCTCTACAATCTGCTGAGCGCAAAGGGCGGGGCGGACTACGACTGGTCGCTGCTCGATCGCGCGCTCGACGTGATGATCGAACACCGCCTGAAGCCGTTCTTTGAGCTGATGGGCAACCCGTCGGGTCTGTTCACCGATTATGAGGATATGGATCAGGTCAAGCGCTGGCGGGATCTCGTCACAGTGACTGCGGATCGCTATGGCGCGCGTTACGGCATCGAAGAATTGCGCACATGGTATTTCGAAACGACGAACGAGGCCGACTCCGGCTGGTGGACCTACGGGATCAAGGGTTACACCAATTATTACGACGCCTGCGTCGCCGGGCTCGATGCCGTCGATCCCAGCCTGCCGATGGGCGGGCCTGGCACCGCCCGCACACTCTCGCCGATCTTTCGCGCCCTCATGGCGCATTGCGACAGCGGCACGAGCTGCCTCACCGGCGACGGCCCGCCGCGCATCGACTACATCTCGATCCACGAAAAGGGCGTCAACGGCAGCAAGGAAGACCTGACCCCGAAAACCAACGCCATCGTCGACCGCACGCTGCTCGTCGTCGACTATCTCAAGGAGCATCACCCGCGGCTTGCCGGCCTGCCGATCGTCAACGACGAATGCGATCCGCAGCTCGGCTGGAGCGATCATCACAGCTGGCACGGCAAGGCCTATTACGCCGGTATCATTGCCCGCATCATCGAACAGCACGACCGGCGCATCATCGCCCCGAAAGCGGCGAATTTCACCTTCCTCAGCAATGACCACGCCTTTATCGGCGGCTGGAGCCAGCGCACGATCTTTGCCTATTTCGGGCCGCGCAATTTCACCAAGGCGCAGTGGGAGCACAAGACCGACCTGGATAGGCTGGTCACGGATGTCGACAGGGCGCCGCCCTTCGACATCATCAAGAAGCCCGGCCTCACATCGATGGAACTGCTGGCAACACTTGGCGACACCATTTGCAAGGTGACGGCCGATCCGCCGCTTTCTCCCGACCAGGATGGCCTGGCGATCCTGCCGACACGGCTGCCGGGCGGCGGTGTTTCCATCAGCCTCATCCACAGCGTCGATGCCATCAACCGTTCGGGCCGGACCGCCGTCCGCCTCGAGGTGAACGGTCTGGTTCCCGGCCGCCATGCGCTTTGCCTGTTGCGCATCGACGAGGAATTCACCAATCCGATGGAGGTCTGGGAAGCCCAGCGCGACGAAAGCAATCCACGCGGACCCTTCGAGCCGGTCGGCGCGCCGCCGCAGCCGACTGAAGCGCAGTTTGCCGAAATGCGCCGCGCCCAGGAGCCCGCTCTGCTGCATCCGATCAGCGTCGTCGCATGCGACGAGGGCCGGATCAGCGTCGACCTGGATGTGCCGTTGCCGTCGCTGACGCAGGTGCTTGTCGTGCCCGACATCGGCGTAAACCCCGCGACACCCACCGCCCTTGCCGTCGAGCGTTACCTCGGTCTTGGCGATCGGGAGGAACGCACGCTGTTTTGGGCTGCCGGCGATGCCAGCCCCGCCATCTTTTACGATGTGCTGGCCAGCACCGATGGCAAGAGCTTTGAAAAGGTCAGTGCCGTCCCGCTGATCTCGACGGCCTTCCTGCACATGTCGCCGCCGGAGGGCGTGCGTTATGCGGTGCAGGCCCGCGATGCATTCGGCCGCCGCAGCGAACTTTGCGTCTCATGA
- a CDS encoding hydroxyacid dehydrogenase — MSKQAPVIAVLLTEKTRRMMLNDAAIAQLNALGEVRWPTGAAIDPGDVDHLLHGAVACLTGWGTPPFDPAARQRHPQLALVAHSAGSVRTLVPARLFDDGLRVTHAASKIAASVAEFVVAEALLAMRGIHRLHHQLRNGGEWLDVRAAVPQRLLGARTVGIVGAGYVGRAVMRLLIPFGCRVLVVDPFLDDSEAAALGVFSVGLDDMLARSDVISLHAPVLPETRRMIGARELALLRPGVLFINTARSQLVDEAALLAEIRSGRIEAALDVFDDEPLPWDSPFRDPGLANVTISPHAAGHTEEAHLAQGQAMVDEIGRLLRREPLRHEVTRVMLDRMA; from the coding sequence ATGAGTAAACAGGCTCCCGTTATCGCCGTCTTGCTGACCGAAAAGACCCGCCGGATGATGCTGAACGATGCGGCGATTGCCCAGTTGAACGCCCTTGGCGAGGTGCGCTGGCCGACCGGCGCCGCAATCGACCCCGGCGATGTCGACCACCTGTTGCACGGCGCTGTCGCCTGCCTCACCGGATGGGGCACGCCGCCCTTCGATCCCGCGGCGCGCCAGCGGCATCCGCAACTTGCCCTTGTCGCCCATTCGGCAGGCAGCGTCCGTACCCTCGTTCCCGCCCGTCTGTTCGACGATGGCCTTCGCGTCACCCATGCCGCCTCGAAAATTGCCGCTTCGGTTGCCGAGTTCGTGGTCGCCGAAGCGCTTCTGGCCATGCGCGGCATTCATCGGCTGCATCATCAGTTGCGCAACGGCGGCGAATGGCTCGACGTTCGCGCAGCCGTGCCGCAGAGATTGCTGGGCGCCAGAACGGTCGGCATCGTCGGCGCCGGATATGTCGGCCGGGCGGTCATGCGCCTGCTCATTCCATTCGGCTGCCGCGTGCTGGTCGTCGATCCCTTCCTCGACGACAGCGAGGCTGCTGCACTCGGTGTTTTCAGCGTCGGGCTGGACGATATGCTGGCTCGAAGTGATGTGATTTCCCTGCATGCGCCTGTCCTGCCCGAAACGCGCCGCATGATCGGCGCCCGCGAACTGGCGCTGCTGCGCCCCGGAGTGCTGTTCATCAATACGGCGCGCTCGCAGCTGGTCGACGAGGCGGCGCTGCTTGCCGAGATCCGGTCCGGCCGCATCGAGGCGGCATTGGACGTCTTCGACGACGAGCCGCTGCCTTGGGATAGCCCGTTCCGCGACCCCGGGCTCGCCAATGTCACCATTTCACCGCATGCCGCCGGCCACACCGAAGAGGCGCATCTCGCCCAGGGACAGGCCATGGTGGATGAGATCGGCCGGCTGCTTCGCCGGGAGCCTCTCCGCCACGAGGTCACCCGCGTCATGCTCGACCGGATGGCATGA
- a CDS encoding mandelate racemase, whose protein sequence is MIVDKGIGGSVTAPRIRIIEIDAFERDIRLRLPFRFGAATLEKAPQAFIRVRVEDEKGRTAIGGAAEMMVPKWFDKNPVLTPAENVDQLRASIRAAAAASLEASVATTLFTAARVNEIETIRRLPGNPLAAGFGPSLIARAALDAYCRLAGISFFDAVRRNLIGIGGHTLPGDIDAGTVSATLADLRPAGSISARHTIGLVDPITEGDIADPVGDSLPQSLEAVVAHYGNRWFKIKLSGGIDADLDRLTRIAAVLDRMPDYRVTFDGNEQFGAAEQLAALLARIEATPRLARLRAAITFVEQPFSRAITMETPLGDLAARLPFLIDESDDGDGAFARARGLGYTGVSSKTCKGIYRSLMKAIRIRTGTGPGLFLSGEDLTCQAGLAVQQDLALVSLLGLSHVERNGHHYVAGMQGAPQAEKARFAAAHPDLYEQGATGPLLSIRDGRIAIASLGTIGYASGALPDFEAMKPLT, encoded by the coding sequence ATGATCGTGGACAAAGGCATTGGAGGTTCCGTGACGGCGCCACGCATCAGGATCATCGAGATCGACGCCTTCGAGCGCGATATCAGGCTGCGCCTGCCGTTCCGCTTCGGCGCGGCCACCCTCGAAAAGGCGCCGCAGGCCTTCATCAGGGTCCGTGTCGAGGATGAAAAGGGACGAACCGCCATCGGCGGCGCCGCCGAAATGATGGTGCCGAAATGGTTCGACAAAAACCCGGTGCTGACGCCGGCTGAGAATGTCGATCAATTGCGCGCCTCGATCCGCGCCGCTGCCGCCGCGTCGCTCGAAGCGTCCGTGGCGACGACGTTGTTTACCGCCGCCCGCGTCAACGAGATCGAGACCATACGCCGTCTGCCTGGAAATCCCCTGGCTGCCGGTTTCGGTCCTTCGCTCATCGCCCGCGCCGCACTCGATGCCTATTGCCGTCTTGCCGGCATTTCTTTCTTCGATGCGGTGCGCCGCAACCTCATCGGCATTGGCGGTCATACGCTGCCCGGTGATATCGATGCGGGTACCGTGTCGGCGACGCTGGCCGATCTTCGCCCTGCCGGCTCGATTTCGGCACGGCATACGATCGGGCTTGTCGACCCGATCACCGAGGGCGATATCGCCGATCCCGTCGGTGACAGCTTGCCGCAGAGCCTGGAGGCGGTGGTTGCGCACTATGGCAACCGCTGGTTCAAGATCAAACTTTCGGGCGGGATCGATGCCGATCTCGACCGCCTGACGCGGATCGCCGCCGTGTTGGACCGTATGCCCGACTATCGGGTGACGTTCGACGGCAACGAACAGTTCGGCGCCGCCGAACAGCTCGCCGCCTTATTGGCGCGGATCGAGGCGACGCCCCGACTGGCGCGGCTGCGTGCGGCCATAACCTTTGTCGAACAGCCGTTCTCGCGTGCGATCACCATGGAAACGCCGCTCGGCGATCTCGCGGCGCGATTGCCCTTCCTGATCGATGAGAGCGACGACGGCGACGGCGCCTTCGCCCGCGCCCGGGGGCTCGGTTATACCGGCGTCTCCTCCAAAACCTGCAAGGGCATCTATCGCTCGCTGATGAAGGCGATCCGCATCAGAACCGGAACCGGGCCGGGACTGTTCCTCTCCGGCGAGGATCTGACCTGCCAGGCCGGGCTTGCCGTGCAGCAGGATCTGGCGCTGGTCTCGCTGCTTGGCCTCTCCCATGTCGAACGCAACGGTCATCACTATGTGGCCGGCATGCAGGGTGCGCCGCAGGCGGAGAAGGCGCGCTTTGCCGCGGCCCATCCCGATCTTTACGAGCAGGGAGCCACGGGGCCGCTCCTGTCGATCCGCGACGGCCGGATCGCCATCGCTTCGCTCGGGACGATCGGCTATGCCAGCGGCGCCTTGCCCGATTTCGAAGCGATGAAGCCGCTCACATGA
- a CDS encoding patatin-like phospholipase family protein: METGVVVTDLPAVKPLGKSLTRALIAFLSFALILSGCTETMDRALDAKEAETASIAGYGEIRTYLDARLDEAPKDLLDWDPATRRDCVDALMISGGGAGGAFSVGVLSAWSVMKTRPEFDVVTGVSTGALIAPFAFLGPSYDDTLVHLYTSGVAEELARSKRAGGLFGPSLLRADPLRRMVEQFITPAILRQVAAEHRKGRRLLVLTTNLDTQRAVVWNMGAIAISGRPDALRLFQDIMVASASIPGVYPAVMIKARSGGRHFEEMHSDGGSASQVLMLPQALLTSSHRLGPTKRATVNFYVIVNNALMPEFAKTPDKTLSVVARAFSIFVKSQTQSALTALYNYSKLTGARFHLASIDVQVPYSMLDPFNTNYMRAVYNLGYAELMAGTLWRDSPVFR, encoded by the coding sequence ATGGAGACGGGCGTGGTGGTTACGGACCTCCCCGCAGTCAAGCCTCTTGGGAAGAGCTTGACGCGGGCACTGATCGCCTTCCTCTCTTTCGCCCTTATCCTGTCCGGATGCACCGAGACCATGGACAGGGCGCTCGATGCGAAGGAGGCGGAGACGGCTTCGATTGCCGGTTATGGCGAGATCCGGACATATCTGGATGCCCGGCTCGACGAAGCGCCGAAAGACCTCCTCGATTGGGACCCCGCCACCAGGCGGGATTGCGTCGACGCACTGATGATTTCAGGTGGCGGCGCCGGCGGCGCCTTCAGCGTCGGCGTGCTTTCCGCATGGAGCGTGATGAAAACCCGTCCTGAGTTCGATGTCGTGACCGGCGTCAGCACCGGCGCTCTGATCGCGCCTTTTGCATTCCTCGGACCCTCCTATGACGATACTCTGGTGCACCTCTACACCAGCGGCGTCGCCGAAGAGCTTGCCCGCAGCAAGCGAGCCGGCGGATTGTTTGGCCCGAGTTTGCTCAGGGCCGATCCATTGCGGCGAATGGTCGAGCAATTCATCACGCCGGCGATACTGCGGCAGGTTGCTGCCGAGCATCGCAAAGGCCGCCGTCTCCTCGTTCTGACGACCAATCTCGACACGCAGAGAGCCGTCGTGTGGAACATGGGCGCCATCGCGATCAGCGGCCGACCGGATGCGCTGAGGCTGTTTCAGGACATCATGGTGGCTTCGGCAAGCATACCGGGCGTTTATCCGGCAGTGATGATCAAGGCCCGGTCCGGAGGACGCCACTTCGAGGAAATGCACTCGGATGGAGGTTCCGCCTCTCAGGTCCTCATGCTGCCGCAAGCTCTGCTCACGAGTTCCCATCGCCTCGGGCCGACGAAACGGGCCACCGTCAATTTCTACGTGATCGTCAACAATGCGCTCATGCCGGAATTTGCCAAGACGCCCGACAAGACGCTATCCGTGGTCGCAAGAGCCTTCTCGATTTTCGTCAAATCCCAGACGCAAAGCGCGCTGACGGCCCTCTATAACTATTCGAAACTGACAGGCGCGCGTTTCCATCTCGCGTCGATCGACGTGCAGGTTCCCTATTCCATGCTCGACCCGTTCAACACAAACTACATGCGGGCCGTCTATAATCTCGGATATGCCGAGCTGATGGCTGGAACCCTGTGGAGAGACAGCCCGGTTTTTCGCTGA